One stretch of Pelmatolapia mariae isolate MD_Pm_ZW linkage group LG3_W, Pm_UMD_F_2, whole genome shotgun sequence DNA includes these proteins:
- the LOC134623765 gene encoding myelin-oligodendrocyte glycoprotein-like: protein MSVYSSLGGDSSSLWTFILYSALLVWTPVQVIPTSRDGTGSLSRSPEVFSSQLGEVLVIGSNLPVIAAPGNDVILPCHLAPTFDVQGLTVEWSKPDLKPDPSDRLSRVEYVHLYRDRKEVPDMKMASYFRRTELFMDDMKHGNISLKILNVSEEDNGRYRCFIPKLQSRVKAAVVELVVDPNYGKISSTETPLHPRNFQTPDPQDTTQRNGRSRVAVLISIIIVSLLVVAALAAYFSRHHTKEAFRGPGDPKS, encoded by the exons ATGTCTGTGTACAGCTCGCTGGGTGGAGACTCATCCTCACTGTGGACTTTCATCCTGTACTCAGCTTTGCTCGTCTGGACTCCCGTTCAAG TTATTCCGACATCCCGCGATGGTACAGGAAGTCTTTCTAGAAGTCCAGAAGTCTTCAGCAGCCAACTCG GTGAGGTTCTGGTGATCGGTTCAAATCTTCCAGTCATTGCTGCTCCGGGTAATGATGTCATCCTGCCGTGCCACCTGGCGCCCACGTTCGATGTCCAGGGTCTGACGGTGGAGTGGTCCAAACCCGACCTGAAGCCCGACCCGTCGGACCGGCTGAGCCGAGTGGAGTACGTTCACCTGTACAGGGACAGGAAGGAGGTCCCCGACATGAAGATGGCCTCGTACTTCAGGAGGACGGAGCTGTTCATGGACGACATGAAACACGGGAACATTTCACTGAAGATCCTGAACGTGTCGGAGGAAGACAACGGCAGATACAGATGCTTCATCCCCAAGCTGCAGAGCCGAGTGAAAGCTGCTGTTGTTGAACTTGTAGTCG acccaAACTATGGGAAAATCTCATCGACAGAGACCCCACTGCATCCCAGAAACTTCCAAACTCCAGATCCTCAGGACACAACTCAGAGAAacg GTCGGTCCAGGGTCGCTGTGCTGATCTCCATCATCATCGTTTCTTTACTTGTAGTCGCTGCACTTGCTGCTTATTTCTCTCGCCATCACACAAAAG AAGCATTCAGAGGACCAGGGGATCCAAAGTCATAA